A DNA window from Tenuifilaceae bacterium CYCD contains the following coding sequences:
- a CDS encoding endoribonuclease L-PSP, whose translation MNMKKIINTDHAPKAVGPYSQAVEANGLVFISGQIPINPQITSVVEGGIKEQTEQVLKNIGAILKEAGLDYSNVVKTTCLLSDMDNFVAMNEVYAKYFTSDMPARAAYGVVKLPLGVLVEIECIAAR comes from the coding sequence ATGAACATGAAAAAGATAATCAATACAGATCATGCACCTAAAGCTGTTGGCCCTTACAGTCAGGCTGTAGAAGCAAATGGGCTTGTATTTATTTCGGGTCAAATACCAATTAATCCTCAAATAACTAGTGTTGTTGAGGGCGGGATTAAGGAGCAGACCGAGCAGGTACTTAAAAATATTGGCGCAATATTAAAAGAGGCTGGGTTAGATTACTCTAATGTAGTAAAAACTACCTGCTTATTAAGTGATATGGATAACTTTGTTGCAATGAACGAGGTTTATGCGAAGTACTTTACTTCAGATATGCCTGCTCGGGCGGCATACGGAGTTGTTAAGTTGCCATTGGGGGTATTGGTGGAAATAGAGTGTATTGCTGCTAGATAG
- a CDS encoding N-acetylmuramoyl-L-alanine amidase, which yields MRTSFTITFFSKFNFLILLLALQCSQIIGQNTDIYSIKTVVIDAGHGGQDPGALGKVTKEKDITLKLALKVGNFIEKNFSDVKVIYTRNQDVFIPLDERSKIANDANADLFISIHCNSTKSKTPYGTETYVMGLSKSDANLDVAMRENAVITFEENYSVKYEGYDPNSAESFIIFSLLQNAFLDQSLNLANLIQTDFRDRLNRKDRGVKQERFLVLWKTSMPSVLVEVGYLSHPKEEIFLNSTEGQEYIASSIYRAFKEYKRNVDERNSRTSQNHFNHSMQNNVEKQTIERNEANEIQKNSNSSIIFKVQILASSKKLLPNSEQLKNLDNVEEIQSNGIYKYCIGSMQSYNEILTYCQEIKKIYPDAFIIALKEGNQIPVDMAIKEASNKSVQ from the coding sequence ATGAGAACTTCATTTACTATAACATTTTTTTCAAAATTTAACTTTTTAATTCTTCTGCTTGCGTTACAATGCAGTCAAATAATAGGCCAAAATACTGATATTTACAGCATTAAAACAGTTGTAATTGATGCGGGACATGGAGGGCAAGATCCAGGGGCATTAGGAAAGGTAACTAAAGAAAAAGACATAACGCTCAAATTAGCCCTAAAGGTAGGGAACTTTATTGAAAAGAACTTTTCTGATGTAAAAGTTATATACACACGGAATCAGGACGTATTCATTCCGCTAGATGAGCGTAGCAAAATTGCTAACGATGCAAATGCCGATTTGTTTATCTCGATACATTGCAACTCTACTAAAAGCAAAACACCATATGGAACCGAAACATATGTAATGGGATTAAGTAAATCTGATGCAAACCTAGATGTTGCAATGAGAGAAAACGCTGTAATTACATTCGAGGAAAACTACTCGGTTAAGTATGAGGGCTATGATCCAAATTCTGCAGAATCATTCATTATATTCTCGTTGCTTCAAAACGCATTCCTCGATCAAAGCCTTAACCTCGCCAACCTCATCCAAACAGATTTTAGAGATCGTCTCAACCGAAAAGATCGAGGGGTAAAACAGGAACGTTTTCTTGTTTTATGGAAAACCTCAATGCCAAGTGTACTGGTTGAAGTTGGCTACCTTAGCCATCCTAAGGAAGAAATTTTCCTTAACTCAACCGAAGGACAAGAGTACATAGCATCCTCAATTTATAGGGCATTCAAAGAATATAAAAGAAATGTTGATGAAAGAAACTCCAGAACATCACAAAATCACTTCAATCATTCCATGCAAAATAATGTAGAAAAACAAACCATTGAACGAAATGAAGCCAACGAAATTCAGAAAAACTCAAATTCATCGATTATCTTTAAGGTACAAATCCTAGCATCATCAAAAAAGTTATTACCAAATTCGGAGCAACTTAAAAATTTAGACAATGTTGAGGAAATCCAGTCCAATGGCATATATAAATATTGTATAGGAAGCATGCAATCTTATAATGAGATTCTAACATACTGTCAGGAAATTAAAAAAATATACCCCGATGCTTTCATCATTGCCCTCAAAGAAGGCAACCAAATCCCTGTTGATATGGCAATTAAAGAAGCATCCAATAAATCAGTGCAATAA
- a CDS encoding mammalian cell entry protein, translated as MKLTITKEAKIGFFVAACLFAMFWGINFLKGKNIFSPNNVYYAVFTSIDGLENTNDVLINGFKVGLVKNIEFKDIRSGKFLVTLLIGKKYEIPRKTVAKLISNDIMGGKAIKLEVSPDTEYYQPGDTLPSAIEVGLIDQLGHQMVPVKQKAEKLMVDLDSSLKVFTEVFNESNREQLNQGIVNLNKSLYNLSQSTAALDTMLNTPKGSLRNIFTNVESISNNLKKNNKELTNIIQNFSSVSDSLAKVNIVQTMTKLDASLKDLNAILLKVNSGEGTLGSLVNNDTLYNNLESASKGLDLLLKDIKNNPKRYVNFSIIDLSRTKYIEEKSK; from the coding sequence ATGAAGTTGACAATAACCAAGGAAGCAAAAATAGGTTTTTTTGTAGCAGCATGTCTATTTGCCATGTTCTGGGGAATAAACTTTCTTAAAGGGAAGAACATATTCAGTCCTAACAATGTGTATTACGCTGTTTTCACCTCGATAGATGGATTAGAAAACACGAATGACGTGCTAATAAACGGGTTCAAAGTTGGCCTAGTAAAAAATATCGAGTTTAAGGATATTCGATCGGGAAAATTTCTGGTAACACTTCTTATTGGTAAAAAGTACGAAATTCCACGCAAAACAGTGGCCAAATTAATAAGTAACGATATTATGGGAGGCAAAGCCATTAAACTCGAAGTTAGCCCTGATACTGAATACTATCAGCCCGGCGATACTTTACCTTCGGCTATTGAGGTTGGATTAATTGATCAACTGGGACATCAAATGGTGCCAGTTAAGCAAAAGGCTGAAAAATTAATGGTTGATTTGGATAGTTCACTCAAAGTTTTTACCGAAGTATTTAATGAATCGAACCGGGAACAGCTAAATCAAGGAATTGTAAATCTGAATAAATCGTTATACAACCTCAGCCAAAGTACTGCAGCGCTAGACACTATGCTGAATACCCCTAAAGGCTCTCTCCGCAACATTTTCACTAATGTGGAATCAATAAGTAACAACCTTAAAAAGAATAACAAAGAACTCACCAACATCATACAAAACTTTTCATCGGTTAGCGATTCCCTTGCCAAAGTAAATATTGTTCAAACCATGACAAAATTGGACGCCTCATTAAAAGATCTAAATGCAATACTCCTTAAAGTTAACTCCGGAGAAGGAACGCTTGGTAGCCTTGTGAATAACGATACTCTTTACAACAACCTAGAAAGCGCCTCAAAAGGCTTAGATTTATTACTAAAAGATATAAAGAACAATCCCAAACGATATGTTAATTTCTCAATAATTGACCTTAGCCGAACCAAGTATATCGAGGAAAAAAGCAAGTAA
- the dnaA gene encoding chromosomal replication initiator protein DnaA — MLTAADYKEVWQNCLNIIKDNVSPVSFKTWFEPIIPIKLEKKVLTIQVPSPFFYEYLEEQYIDILRKTLRKELGTDAKLEYSVVMEQNGFSSSKPYTVKFPTQNKTDLKNKPVSVQPQESQIKNPFVIPGIKKLHVDPQLNPEYTFTNFIEGECNRLARSAGLAVAQSPGKTAFNPLFIYGNSGLGKTHLAQAIGIEAKQRFPEKTVLYVNAVKFQTQFVDALIKNNNINDFLHFYQMIDVLILDDVHEFAGKEKTQDAFFHIFNHLHQSGKQLILTSDQPPAELQGLEQRLLSRFKWGLSADLQSPDFETRIAILKRKIYNDGIVVPTNVIEYIASNITQNIRELEGALISMLAQSTLNHREITVELASEMIEKLVKNTRKDITIDYIQKIVCEYFGLPTDVLQTKTRKREIVQARQIAMYFSKGLTKSSLSTIGSIIGSKDHATVLHACKTVNNLIDTDKRFKSQIEDIEKRLKYNN, encoded by the coding sequence ATGTTAACAGCAGCTGATTATAAGGAAGTTTGGCAAAATTGTTTAAATATCATCAAGGACAATGTATCGCCTGTTAGTTTCAAAACATGGTTTGAACCAATTATTCCTATAAAACTCGAAAAGAAAGTACTCACCATTCAGGTACCAAGCCCATTTTTCTATGAGTACCTTGAAGAGCAATACATCGATATTCTCCGAAAAACACTTAGAAAAGAACTAGGTACTGATGCTAAATTAGAGTACAGCGTTGTTATGGAACAAAATGGTTTTAGTAGCAGCAAACCATATACTGTAAAATTTCCAACCCAGAATAAAACAGACTTAAAAAATAAACCTGTATCGGTTCAACCGCAAGAGTCGCAAATTAAAAATCCGTTTGTGATTCCTGGCATTAAAAAATTACACGTCGATCCTCAACTTAATCCAGAGTATACATTCACTAACTTTATTGAAGGCGAATGCAATAGATTGGCTCGCTCTGCAGGTTTAGCTGTAGCACAATCACCCGGAAAAACTGCATTCAACCCTCTTTTTATATACGGTAATTCGGGATTAGGTAAAACACACCTAGCACAGGCCATTGGGATTGAGGCAAAACAACGCTTCCCGGAGAAAACAGTACTTTACGTAAACGCTGTTAAATTTCAAACCCAATTTGTTGATGCCCTAATAAAGAACAACAACATCAATGATTTCCTTCATTTCTATCAAATGATTGATGTGTTAATACTTGATGATGTTCACGAATTTGCCGGCAAAGAAAAAACTCAAGATGCATTTTTTCACATATTCAACCATCTGCATCAGTCGGGGAAGCAGCTAATTCTAACATCGGATCAGCCACCCGCCGAACTTCAAGGTTTAGAGCAACGTCTACTATCTCGCTTTAAATGGGGTCTTTCCGCTGATTTGCAATCACCTGATTTTGAAACACGAATTGCAATTCTTAAGCGAAAAATATATAACGATGGTATTGTTGTTCCAACCAATGTAATTGAATACATCGCATCGAACATCACCCAAAACATTAGGGAACTTGAAGGGGCGCTCATATCAATGCTTGCTCAGTCAACATTAAACCATAGAGAAATTACGGTTGAACTGGCATCCGAAATGATTGAGAAGTTGGTAAAAAATACCCGGAAAGACATTACCATTGATTATATACAGAAAATTGTATGCGAATATTTTGGATTGCCAACCGATGTGCTTCAAACCAAAACTCGCAAGAGGGAAATTGTACAAGCCCGCCAAATTGCCATGTATTTCTCTAAAGGCTTGACAAAATCATCACTTTCAACAATTGGAAGTATTATAGGAAGTAAGGATCATGCCACAGTGTTGCATGCCTGCAAAACTGTTAATAACCTAATTGATACCGATAAACGGTTTAAAAGCCAAATAGAGGATATTGAAAAAAGATTAAAGTATAATAATTAG
- a CDS encoding 3'(2'),5'-bisphosphate nucleotidase CysQ, protein MIDKNEILNLLVSAINSSLRAGALIMEVYNSDDFQVNLKSDRTPLTLADRLAHDSIKNDLSKTFIPVLSEEGRNIVYEERKGWEYFWIVDPLDGTKEFIKRNGEFTVNIALIHNGYPLLGVVYVPVTKELYFSFIPDGAYKVSEVIPDKNAKYSYEELIAIAQRLPFSIDRNSIIIVESRSHTSSETLEYIDELKNKYNKVESISRGSSLKMCMIAEGRADIYPRLSLSSEWDTAAGQAIVEGAGFQVVTYESAERMSYNKEELINPWFIVRGKISL, encoded by the coding sequence ATGATAGATAAAAACGAGATATTAAACCTACTGGTTTCTGCAATAAATTCAAGTTTAAGGGCAGGTGCATTAATAATGGAAGTTTATAATTCGGATGACTTTCAGGTCAACTTAAAATCCGATAGAACACCATTAACATTAGCCGATAGGCTAGCTCATGATAGTATAAAGAATGATCTGTCGAAAACCTTTATTCCTGTTCTAAGCGAGGAGGGACGGAATATTGTATACGAGGAAAGGAAAGGGTGGGAGTACTTTTGGATTGTTGATCCTTTAGATGGAACTAAAGAGTTTATTAAGCGAAATGGCGAATTTACTGTTAATATTGCACTGATTCATAACGGATATCCATTGCTTGGGGTAGTTTATGTACCCGTTACTAAAGAACTGTACTTTTCGTTTATCCCCGATGGGGCCTATAAGGTTTCGGAGGTAATTCCGGATAAGAATGCGAAGTATTCGTACGAAGAGTTAATTGCTATTGCTCAACGGTTACCCTTTTCTATTGATCGGAATAGTATAATTATTGTTGAGAGCCGTTCGCACACATCTTCAGAAACATTAGAGTATATTGATGAATTAAAAAATAAGTACAACAAAGTTGAATCTATATCCCGTGGTTCATCCCTGAAAATGTGTATGATAGCTGAAGGCAGAGCCGATATTTATCCACGATTATCATTATCATCCGAGTGGGATACAGCTGCAGGTCAGGCCATCGTTGAAGGTGCAGGATTTCAGGTTGTAACTTATGAGAGTGCTGAAAGAATGTCTTACAACAAAGAGGAATTAATTAATCCTTGGTTCATTGTTAGGGGAAAGATAAGTCTTTAA
- a CDS encoding aminoacyl-histidine dipeptidase translates to MIINYLQNFAKENNLEVKTDDAGNVLIRKPAHNGFENIQPVVLQSHMDMVCEKNSDVSHNFATDPIDAYIDGDWVKAKGTTLGADDGIGIAAQLAILASKEIKHGPLECLFTVDEETGLTGAFEMKEGFFNSKILINLDSEDEGELFIGCAGGIDTLATFAYDSEKVPTDSVALKITVKGLSGGHSGDDIDKGRGNSIKIINRFLWKGTHRFDLRLSLLDGGNLRNAIPREAYAIFTVHKDDQKDLIKDFEKLRDEIYGEIRDVEPNINIAFESTEIPSYVIDEPTHFDLLNSIYACPHGVIAMSRQLKGLVETSTNLASVKFIQDNQILVTTSQRSSVDSAKTDISNMVESVFRLANANVQHSDGYPGWAPNTNSKILEITKNSYNKLFEVEPIVRAIHAGLECGLFLEKYPALDMISFGPTIKGAHSPDEKLSISTTQKFWDLLLDVLVNIPKK, encoded by the coding sequence ATGATCATTAACTACCTTCAAAATTTTGCAAAAGAAAATAACCTAGAGGTAAAAACCGATGATGCAGGAAATGTACTTATAAGGAAACCCGCTCACAACGGTTTTGAAAACATACAGCCTGTTGTTTTACAAAGCCATATGGATATGGTCTGCGAAAAAAATAGCGATGTATCCCACAACTTTGCAACCGATCCAATAGACGCATACATTGACGGAGACTGGGTTAAAGCCAAAGGTACTACACTTGGAGCTGATGACGGAATTGGAATTGCTGCTCAATTAGCCATTCTCGCTTCAAAAGAGATTAAGCATGGACCGCTAGAGTGTCTATTTACAGTTGATGAAGAAACTGGGCTTACTGGTGCTTTTGAGATGAAAGAAGGTTTTTTTAACTCTAAAATATTAATCAACTTAGACTCGGAGGACGAAGGTGAACTCTTTATTGGATGTGCGGGAGGCATTGATACTCTTGCCACTTTTGCATACGATTCCGAAAAAGTTCCCACCGATTCCGTAGCCCTTAAAATAACAGTTAAAGGGCTTAGCGGTGGGCACTCTGGCGATGATATAGACAAAGGTCGCGGCAATTCAATCAAAATCATAAACCGTTTTCTATGGAAAGGCACTCATCGTTTCGATTTAAGGCTATCGTTACTCGATGGTGGTAATCTTAGGAATGCCATTCCTCGCGAAGCTTATGCAATATTTACAGTTCATAAGGATGACCAAAAAGATCTTATAAAGGATTTTGAAAAGCTCCGCGATGAGATTTACGGTGAGATTAGGGATGTTGAGCCAAACATAAACATTGCATTTGAAAGTACAGAAATACCTTCGTATGTTATTGACGAGCCAACCCATTTCGACCTCCTAAACTCAATCTACGCATGCCCTCATGGAGTAATTGCGATGAGTAGACAACTAAAAGGCTTGGTTGAAACATCCACCAATTTGGCCTCTGTAAAATTCATACAGGATAACCAAATACTTGTAACAACTAGCCAGCGCAGTTCGGTAGATTCTGCTAAAACAGATATTTCCAACATGGTCGAGAGTGTATTCCGGTTGGCCAATGCTAATGTTCAGCATTCGGATGGATATCCGGGATGGGCACCTAATACCAACTCAAAAATTTTAGAAATCACCAAAAATTCTTACAACAAATTATTTGAAGTAGAACCAATTGTAAGAGCAATTCACGCAGGGCTAGAGTGTGGTCTATTCCTAGAAAAATACCCAGCGCTTGATATGATTTCTTTTGGGCCAACTATCAAGGGAGCCCATTCTCCAGACGAAAAGCTAAGTATCTCTACAACACAAAAATTCTGGGATTTATTGCTGGATGTATTGGTTAATATTCCTAAAAAGTAA
- a CDS encoding rubredoxin has product MYKCVVCGYCYFDENGDPTQEISPGTSFEDLPETWHCPVCNVTKEYFVEVEEP; this is encoded by the coding sequence ATGTATAAGTGTGTAGTATGTGGATATTGCTATTTTGATGAAAATGGCGACCCAACTCAGGAAATTAGCCCTGGAACGTCGTTTGAGGATTTACCCGAAACATGGCATTGTCCGGTGTGTAATGTAACAAAGGAATACTTTGTTGAGGTGGAGGAGCCATGA
- a CDS encoding VTC domain-containing protein, producing the protein MQNRGITINTENFQRISLQDAEKAQLMQRVDSKYIIRFEVCKAILEKVNYSYFIVDNNGFVIPEYISDYYDTPDFNMYLDHQNKRPKRYKIRVRNYCATGDSFLEIKIKVPSGKTIKKRIEAHSTELNQASVAEFVANKSPYIICNLIKTLETRFDRLTLVAKDYNERITFDFNLALKLPQTGEKELFEKICIVEVKRNRQKSNSEISLLLKKMGIRPNSFSKYSIGCALLYPNIKHNNFKKTILYLNKLKNEHALYNNAIQ; encoded by the coding sequence ATGCAGAATCGGGGTATAACCATAAATACGGAAAACTTTCAGCGAATTAGCCTTCAGGATGCGGAAAAAGCGCAACTAATGCAAAGGGTTGATTCAAAGTATATCATCCGGTTTGAAGTATGTAAAGCAATTTTAGAAAAGGTAAATTATTCATACTTCATTGTTGACAATAACGGTTTCGTTATCCCGGAATATATATCGGATTACTATGATACACCGGACTTTAATATGTATCTCGATCATCAAAATAAACGACCCAAACGGTACAAGATTAGAGTAAGAAATTACTGTGCAACAGGTGATTCTTTTTTGGAAATCAAAATAAAGGTTCCCTCGGGCAAAACCATTAAAAAACGAATTGAAGCCCATTCCACGGAACTGAATCAGGCCAGTGTTGCAGAATTTGTTGCCAACAAAAGCCCTTACATAATTTGCAATCTGATTAAAACACTGGAAACCAGATTTGATAGACTAACATTAGTGGCCAAAGATTATAACGAGAGGATTACCTTTGATTTTAACCTTGCCCTAAAGTTACCCCAAACTGGGGAAAAAGAACTATTCGAAAAAATTTGTATCGTAGAGGTTAAGAGGAACAGGCAAAAATCAAATAGTGAAATATCCCTATTACTTAAAAAAATGGGCATTAGACCCAACAGTTTTAGTAAGTACTCCATTGGCTGTGCTTTGCTATACCCAAACATTAAGCATAACAATTTTAAGAAAACTATACTTTACTTAAACAAACTAAAAAATGAACACGCTTTGTACAATAATGCAATCCAATAG
- a CDS encoding DUF4956 domain-containing protein produces the protein MQSNSIQLFGIDVLNYDDFFTLVLRFLLNMSILWITVRYLYYPRTFRKDYVFTFLLLGIVVFFMCFLLASVKLQLGFALGLFAVFGIIRYRTNPIPIKEMSYLFLVIAISLINAISTKKVSYAELLFSNLALVGVTLVLEKGLFIKHLSQRTIVYEKIDLIKPEKRTELIADLKQRTGLDIKNIEIGKVDFLRDIAWLTVHFPSENINDEDNVQLVKEIQIVDDDD, from the coding sequence ATGCAATCCAATAGTATTCAACTATTCGGGATCGATGTGCTTAACTATGACGATTTTTTCACCCTAGTATTGCGTTTTCTGCTCAACATGTCGATACTTTGGATAACAGTTCGATATCTGTACTACCCTAGAACGTTTAGAAAGGACTACGTATTTACATTTCTACTATTAGGAATAGTAGTATTCTTTATGTGTTTTCTTCTGGCTAGCGTAAAACTACAACTCGGATTTGCCCTTGGACTATTCGCAGTATTTGGAATTATTCGCTATAGAACAAATCCTATTCCTATAAAGGAAATGTCATACCTATTTCTGGTAATAGCCATCTCCCTAATAAATGCAATATCCACCAAAAAGGTAAGCTACGCCGAACTACTTTTCTCAAACTTGGCATTGGTAGGGGTTACCTTAGTTCTAGAAAAAGGTTTATTTATTAAGCATTTATCACAACGCACCATTGTTTACGAAAAAATAGATCTCATAAAACCAGAAAAACGCACAGAATTGATCGCTGATTTGAAGCAAAGAACTGGCCTTGATATTAAGAATATTGAAATTGGTAAGGTCGATTTCCTTCGGGACATTGCTTGGTTAACAGTTCATTTCCCTTCAGAAAATATAAATGACGAAGATAATGTACAGCTAGTAAAAGAAATTCAAATTGTTGACGACGATGACTAA
- a CDS encoding aminopeptidase, whose protein sequence is MKKIALTLSLLIFAVGFQVAIGQVNDTVEGYVFTPIKEIKTTSVKNQYRSSTCWSFSGVAFLESELLRMGKPEVNLSAMYVVRNAYSEKADRFVRFNGTNNFGPGGSYYDVIETIRKYGVVPDEVYPGLNYGEDKHTHGELDAVARAYVDAIVKNPNKKLSTAWKSGFSGILDAYLGINPSTFTYNGKNYNPNTFFQSLGLNLDDYIYITSFSHHPFYTKFVIELPDNWAHGEVYNVTIEDFEKIFDNAVDNGYPVAWASDVSDKGFNWSKGVAIVPEVNFEEMSGSDKERWTQLSQKDKDAKLYSFEKPGKEMKITQELRQEAFNNYQTTDDHGMLLVGKAKDQTGTVYYKVKNSWGADGVYDGYFYASKPFVLYKTTSIMVHKNAVPKDIMNKLGIK, encoded by the coding sequence ATGAAGAAAATTGCGTTAACTCTCAGCTTGTTGATTTTTGCCGTTGGCTTTCAGGTTGCTATAGGACAAGTCAATGATACAGTAGAGGGGTATGTATTCACTCCAATCAAGGAGATTAAAACTACATCTGTAAAAAATCAGTACAGATCCAGTACCTGTTGGAGTTTTTCGGGTGTTGCATTTCTTGAGTCAGAATTGCTCAGAATGGGCAAGCCCGAGGTTAACCTTTCGGCAATGTATGTTGTTCGTAACGCATATTCCGAAAAGGCCGATCGTTTTGTGCGCTTCAATGGAACAAATAACTTTGGGCCGGGGGGATCGTACTACGACGTAATAGAGACTATTCGGAAGTATGGCGTTGTTCCCGATGAAGTATATCCCGGTTTAAACTATGGCGAGGATAAGCATACCCATGGGGAACTAGATGCTGTTGCCCGAGCCTATGTAGATGCCATTGTGAAAAATCCTAATAAAAAATTATCTACAGCATGGAAAAGTGGATTTAGTGGAATTCTAGACGCCTATTTAGGGATAAATCCTTCAACATTTACCTATAATGGTAAAAATTATAACCCAAATACCTTTTTCCAATCTTTAGGACTTAACCTTGATGATTATATCTATATCACCTCGTTTTCGCATCACCCATTCTATACTAAGTTTGTAATTGAACTTCCCGATAATTGGGCTCATGGAGAAGTTTATAATGTTACTATAGAAGATTTTGAAAAAATATTCGATAATGCCGTAGATAATGGTTATCCAGTTGCCTGGGCAAGCGATGTTAGTGATAAGGGGTTTAACTGGAGCAAAGGCGTTGCTATTGTTCCAGAGGTAAATTTTGAAGAAATGTCGGGTTCAGATAAAGAACGTTGGACCCAACTTTCACAGAAAGACAAGGATGCTAAACTTTATTCGTTCGAAAAACCAGGGAAGGAAATGAAGATAACGCAGGAGTTACGACAAGAGGCATTTAATAACTACCAAACTACCGATGACCATGGAATGCTATTGGTAGGAAAAGCAAAGGATCAAACTGGTACGGTTTACTACAAAGTAAAAAACAGTTGGGGTGCCGATGGTGTATATGATGGATATTTTTATGCTTCAAAGCCATTTGTACTATATAAAACAACATCAATAATGGTTCATAAGAATGCGGTTCCAAAGGATATCATGAACAAATTAGGAATTAAATAG
- a CDS encoding DNA-binding response regulator, which translates to MKLRCVIVDDEPLSIEVMEGYLKKIPNIEVIATFNDAISVMSILSEQDVDLLFLDIEMPKLSGIDFLRTLANPPMVIITSANKNYAIEGYELNVVDYLLKPITLERVVRGVNKVIEKKSKKAQPQQDTEDYIFLKENKKMVRLNLNSILYLESVKDYVKVVTKNKTVVTKQNLGYFEQILNPSDFIRVHRSFMVAVKNIDAFSSSSVEIGSLEIPFGRLYKDEALKRLGNSFDMK; encoded by the coding sequence ATGAAATTACGATGTGTTATTGTTGATGACGAGCCTTTATCCATAGAGGTTATGGAGGGGTATCTAAAAAAAATACCTAATATAGAGGTTATTGCTACCTTCAACGATGCAATATCGGTTATGAGTATTCTAAGCGAGCAGGATGTTGATCTATTGTTTTTGGATATTGAAATGCCAAAACTCTCTGGCATCGATTTTCTTAGGACTTTGGCCAACCCCCCAATGGTTATAATTACCTCCGCCAATAAGAACTATGCCATTGAGGGTTACGAATTAAATGTTGTGGATTATCTATTGAAGCCAATCACTCTTGAACGCGTAGTTAGAGGGGTGAATAAAGTTATTGAGAAAAAATCCAAGAAGGCACAGCCGCAACAAGATACTGAAGACTATATTTTCCTTAAGGAAAATAAAAAAATGGTAAGGTTAAACCTAAATAGTATTCTATACTTAGAAAGTGTAAAAGACTATGTGAAGGTAGTTACCAAGAATAAAACGGTTGTTACCAAACAAAACCTCGGTTATTTTGAGCAAATACTCAATCCTTCCGATTTTATAAGAGTTCATCGTTCATTCATGGTTGCTGTAAAAAATATTGATGCTTTCAGCAGTTCTTCGGTTGAGATAGGAAGTTTAGAAATTCCTTTTGGCCGGTTGTATAAGGATGAGGCCTTAAAGCGTCTGGGTAATAGTTTTGATATGAAGTAA
- a CDS encoding osmotically inducible protein C: MEFEVTFQGNKQVIAHVGEHTILTDQPAYGGGDNKGPAPFSLFLASIGTCAGIYVKSFCDQRGIPTDKIKIVQKHKFNQLTHMIEDLQIEINLPSDFPEKYRDAVIKAADQCAVKKHLHNPPHMSVTTKTV; this comes from the coding sequence ATGGAATTCGAAGTAACATTTCAAGGAAACAAGCAGGTGATTGCTCACGTTGGCGAACATACCATTTTAACCGACCAGCCAGCATACGGCGGTGGCGACAATAAGGGGCCTGCACCTTTCTCGCTCTTTCTAGCATCTATTGGAACTTGTGCTGGAATTTACGTTAAATCGTTCTGCGACCAACGCGGAATCCCTACCGATAAGATTAAGATTGTGCAAAAGCACAAATTCAACCAGCTAACGCATATGATTGAGGATTTGCAGATTGAGATTAATCTTCCATCGGATTTTCCAGAAAAGTACCGGGATGCAGTTATTAAAGCAGCCGACCAGTGTGCTGTGAAGAAACATCTACACAACCCACCACACATGAGTGTAACTACAAAAACAGTATAA